A segment of the Deinococcus planocerae genome:
CGGTCATGGCAGGTATGCCATGACCCGTACCGCTCAGGAATGTCCCGCCAGGGTGCGCCGGTCTTCTGGCGCCAGATGATGCCGTTCAGGACGACGCGGTGGTCCTTGTAGGCGTGTCCTCGCT
Coding sequences within it:
- a CDS encoding transposase, which encodes MGRTDLTEQQWAQLRPLLPPHPKRGHAYKDHRVVLNGIIWRQKTGAPWRDIPERYGSWHTCHDR